The genomic stretch GGCCCGGCTCACCGACAATGCCAACCAACTGCTGCTGGTGAGCGGCCGGGCCCGGGAGCTGGTGGCCTGCGGGCAGGTGCGGCAGGGAGTGTGTGAGAAGCGGCGCCTCGAGGATGTGGCGCAGCTGCTGTACCGGGCCGAGGACCCCGGCGACGGGCAGTTCGTGGCTGCCAACGCCGTGGGCGTGGCTACGGTGGGCCTGGTGGTGCCCGGGCCAGGCGGGGACCTCCTGCTGGTGGCCAGGGGCCTGGCGGGCAAGCTGTCGGGCGGGGTGCCACCCCTGACCGTGCGCCAGCTGGCTGGGCCACAGCCCTTCTCCAGCGAGGGCCTGGGCCGCTTGGTGGTGGGCGACCTCTCCGACTACAACAACAGCTACGTGGCGGCCCTCGCTGACGCTCGCTCGGCCTACTTCGTCTTCCGCCGCCGTGGGGCCCGGGCACAGGCCGAGTACCGCTCCTACGTGGCTCGGGTCTGCCTGGGGGACGCCAACCTCTACTCCTATGTGGAAGTGCCCCTCACCTGCCGGGGCCATGGCCTCATCCAGGCCGCCTCCCTCGCCCCAGGCGCCTTACTGGGAGCGTTTGCTGCCGGCCCGAGGGGGGTGCAGGCAGCCCTGTGCGCCTTTCCCCTGGCCGACCTGGACGCGACCATGGAGCGGGCCCGGCGCCTTTGCTACACCACGGGCGGCCGGGGCCCCGGCGGCACGGAGGAAGCCACCGTGGAGTACGGCGTCACATCGCGCTGCGTCACCCTGCCGCCCgtgagtggctgggcccgggcCTCACCCCTGCCCTCTCACCTGAGGCTTTCCGCACCGCCACCTGGCAGCGGCTCCCGCCTCTCCCGCGGCCTCGTGTCGCCCGGCCTGCCACCCCGGCCCTGTCCCTCTGTGGACCTGCAGCATCTCTCTGACCAGGGCCGGGGCTGCCACACGTAGTCCTGGCCGAGGGCAGCTGGACGCTCCCATGCGACAATCGCCTGTGACCTCTGCTTTAGAGGATGGCAAGGAGGGGCCCGCCTGTCTGAGTCTCCTCGGCCAGCCTCTCCCTCTCTGCGGCGCAACCTTGAGCCCTTCTCGCCTGCTGCCTTGCCATCCTGGGCTGACTGCAGATCTGGGCCCAGGGAGGGTACCTCGTGCCTCTTCCAGGAATTGAATCCCTCCTCTCCGCCCCTGCAGGACTCCCCCGAGTCATACCCCTGTGGCGACGAACACACCCCTAGCCCCATCGCGGGCCGCAGGCCCCTGGAGGCGGGGCCTCTGCTGCAACTCAGAAACTCCATCAGCGCAGTCGCAGCCCTCCAGGCAGACGGACACACGATAGCGTTCCTGGGGGACATCCAGGGCCAGCTGCATAAAGTAAGGGCCTGGTGAAGGCGGGGCGGGCCTCAGCCAGACCCCCGGTCCCAGCCTCAATGCTGCCAGGCCGGGCCCGGCCTCAGTGGCCTGACTGGAGGCGCTCCTGCCCTGTGGGGGCTCCCAGAAGCCCCGTGAGTCACGGGTTCCTGCCACACCTCTCGGCCTGCGCCCTGCTGGCAGGTCGGAAAGCCAGGCCGCACACTGACGGCTGGTTCCCAGCCGATAAGAGGAGACTCTTGCCTTTTCATGACCTGCTTGTCTCCCCACAACTGCCCTTCCTCCCCTGGCACCCAAGGGCCCCACCCAGGGTGGCTCTGCCTCCCTAGCTGGGTGAGGCGACATGGGCAGGCTGGATGCCCGTGGGCCTGCCCCACCCTCCACGGCACGGCCTGGCCGCCCTGGGCCGGCAAGAAGGGGAGACAGCTCTGGGGGCCGGGATGCTCCCCGGGAACCCCAGCCGGGACAGCACCTGCTCCGAACGGTTAGCCTGCGGCCATCTTGAGAGCAGGCCTTGGCTCGGCGggctggcccagccctgcccttgtCATCCCCCCAGGTCTTCCTCAATGGCACCCGAGGCCAGGTGTACCACTCACAACAAGTGGGGCCCCCGGGCTCGGCCATCAGCCCCGACCTGCTGGTGGACAGCAGTGGCAGCCACCTCTACGTGCTGACTTCCCAGCAGGTGAGGGCtgtcccgggggtggggggtgagcaCACGAGGCCCGAGGCCCTGCAGCCACCACCTCCGTACCCCGCCGCCTGTCCAGGTGGACCGCTTACCCGTGGCAGCCTGCCCCCAGTTCCCCGACTGCAGCAGCTGCCTCCAGGCCCGGGACCCCCTGTGCGGCTGGTGCGTCCTGCAGGgcaggtgagtgggggctgctcccGGAGCACTTCTAGGTGGGCCAGGAGGCCGGGTCGCGTCCCCGAGGTGGGACGCAGGGCCGTCGCTGAGTTCCCCCATCCTGCCCTGCGTACCCAACCGAGAATCTGGTGGCGTCCCCTTCCCCCCGCTGCCCAGCCtgtccacttctcctccccccagccccctctgGGCCAGGCCTCCGTCACCTCTCTCAGGTGTCCCCTGGCCCGGTCCAGCTCCTCTCCAGCCCACGCTCCACACGGCAGCCTCAGGAATCCCTCACGGCAACCCTAAGTCAGGTTCACGTGCTCGTGCGCTTGGCCCCTTCCTCTCTGAGCAGAGTCCCTTTCACCCCCACTGCTCGCTGCGCTCCAGCTGGGCCGTCCTCCCAAGCCCCTTGCCGCAAATCACCCAGGGAGCCTGAGTCCCACACAGGGACCCAACGGGCCCCTGCCCCACAGGTGTACCCGCAAGGGCCAGTGCGGGCGGGCGGCCCAGCCCAACCAGTGGCTATGGAGCTACGAGGACGGCCGctgcctgcacatccagagcctgctGCCGGCCCAGCACCCCCGCCAGGAGCAGGGCCAGGTCAGATGCCTGCCGCCGCCTGCCGGGGCGGGGGCTGCCCCGtcttcctcctctcctgctgcctctgctcccagccctcCCTTGCCCTGGATCCCTCTCCCTCGGCGAGCTGGGCCCCCCAGGAGGCCCCCGCCTGCTGTGCTTTCCTCGCGTGCGTCGCAGGTCACCTTGTCTGTGCCCCGGCTGCCCACCCTCACCGTGGACGAATACTTCCACTGTGCCTTTGGGAACTATGACAGCTTGGCTCACGTGGAAGGGACCCACGTGGCCTGCGTCACCCCTCCCCAAGACCAGCTGCCGCATAACCCTCCAGGCACAGGTGAGGGGCGCCCGGGGCGAGGGGCAAGGGGGGAGCCGGAGGGGCAGGAGCCACATGGCCGCCCCTGCCACCACCATATGCCCCCCCAGAGCACATCACCTTGCCCCTGGCCCTGATGTTCGAGGACGTGGTCGTGGCTACCACCAACTTCTCCTTCTACGACTGCAGTGCCGTGCAGGCCTTGGAGGCGGCTGCTCCGTGAGTGCCGGGCCCAGCCGCTGGGTAGGGGTGGTGACTCCCGATGGCGCCCCACCTGAGCAGTCCCCCGTCCCCCCAGGTGCAGTGCTTGTGTGGGCAGCCGCTGGAGGTGCCACTGGTGCCCCCAGAACAGCCGCTGTGTGTACGGGGAACGCTGCCCGGAGGGCGAGAGGACCATCTACAGTGCCCAACAGGTGGGCGGGCCCAGCCTGCTGGCTTCTCTTCACCTCCGCCGTGCGCCCGCCCTACCCCAGGCCCGCCTAGGCCCCTCGACTCCTGAAGCGCTAAGGGGTCTCCTTCCCCCAGGTGGACATCCAGGTGCGGGGCCCAGGGGCTTGTCCCCGGGTCGAGGGCCTGGTAGGCCCCCTCCTGGTGCCTGTGGGCTGGGAGAGCCGTTTGGCCCTGCGCGTGCGGAACCTTCAGCATTTCCGGGTGAGCATTCCGGTGGGTGGGGGAACAGCGACagcgggggaggggcagtggtAGCGGCTGACAGCGTCCAGGATGCTGACAGAGCCCACCCCCAGGGCCTGCCTGCCTCCTACCACTGCTGGCTGGAGCTGCCCGGAGAACTGCAGAGGCTGCCagcctccctggaggaggtggccgGGGACGCCGGCCTCATCCACTGCCAGGCCCAGCAGGTGGGCAGCTGCCCCACAGACTCACCTGCCACTGGACGCCCGGGCCCTCAGGGGCTCGCCCCCTTCAGCCTGTCGTCACTCAGGAGGCCTGCCGTGGGCAGGCCTGGGCGTGCACAGGAACGTGGTGCCCACAGCCCCTGCTGGGAGATGCGGGGGCCCTGAACAATGGCACCCATTCTGGGAGGAGCGTCCTGGAGGAGGCGGGCGGGGGTCAGGGGGTGTCCCGAGTTGGGTCGGGCCTGACCCCGCCCTCCACCCACAGTTCCAGCCCTCCATGGCCCAGCGGGAGCTCCCGGTGCCCATCTACGTCACCCGGGGCGAGGGCCAGAGGCTGGACAATGCCCGCACTCTTCATGGTGAGCCTGGGGGCGGCACAGCAGGCAGGGCGGGGTGTGCAGCCGGGGGAGGCGCCTCAGCGCGCCGCCTGGCCTTTCCTAGTGACCCTGTACGACTGCGCCGTGGGCCACCCCGACTGCAGCCACTGCCAGGCGGCCAGCGGGAGCCTGGGCTGCCTGTGGTGCAGCCACGACCGGCCCACCTGCCGCTACGGGCCGCTGTGCCCGCCTGGGGCCGTGGAGCTGCTGTGTCCCGCACCCAGCATCGACGCGGTGAGTCCCCAGCCCTCCCCTACGGCCCAGCCTCTCActcatcccccatcccccatcgCGGTCCGCctggccccgccctgccccccactGTCTCAGCTTTACCAGGGTCAGCgcagccctgccccaggcccccaaACCCTAGCAGCTGTGTCCCACCTCGGTCTGGTCGGCTGGCCAGGCACCCCCCGACACCGCAAAGGAGGAGCAGGTTGGGGGCATCCCATCACCACCCTTCCCTGTTGCAGATTGAGCCCCTGACCGGCCCCACTGAGGGCGGCTTGGCCCTCACCATCCTGGGCTCCAACCTGGGCCGGGACTTTGCCGACGTGCAGGACGCCGTGAGCGTGGCTGGCCGGCCCTGCAGCCCTGACCCCTCTCTCTACCGCATCTCTGCCCGGTGAGGCATCCTGGCAGCCGGGGGCGGAGGGACGCCCTCCCAAGGAGGCCCTCAGAGACTGGCCGCCCAGAGAGAAGGGAGGCTCGCAGCCAAGAAACGTGGGCCGGGGTCAGATGCGCCGAAGGAAGATGAGGCcgggggaagtgggggggggcTGGCAGCGAGAGGAGTGGAGGGGGTGGGCTCTGGGCAGCGGCTGGCAGGCGGCCTGCAGCTCCCGACAGGCGAGGGCTCGGCCCACGGGGCTCCTGAGCAGCTCTCGGGCCTTCGCTCTGCAGaattgtgtgtgtgacatctCCTGCCCCCAACGGCACCGTGGGCCCAATCCAAGTGGCCGTTAAGAGTCGGCCACCGGGCATCTCAACCCAGCACTTCACCTACCAGGTCAGTGCCCACCCAGGGTGCTCCCCACAGAGGGGGTAGTAGAAAGAAGGGACAGGAGGGCAGTGACACCTACGTGAGGATTTCCAACCTGACCTAAGGTTAGTGGGAAGCGTCACCTCATGTCCAGGAGGGAAGCCACGCGATCCGAGTGATCGCTCTGGCCACTGAGTGGACGGTGGGCTGTGGGCAGTGGCGGGATGGTGAGGACGCTGCCCACCGGCCGCTGTCCAGGAGGGAGGCAAGCAGCGGAAGCAGTGAGTGCAGCGGCCGCCGGATGGCCAGGGGGACCACTCGGGGACGCAGAGCTGTCAGGACTTGCTGCCCACCCGGCTGCCTGCGGgcaaggggatgggggagagcaGGGATGCCTCCAGGTGCCAGCCCGAGCCCTCGAGACTTGCTGGAGCCAGAGAGCCTGGGGTGGGAGCAGTGggtgcaggggcaggggcagcaccCCAAGGAGGTGACTGGATCTTGGGGCTTAGAGCTGCGGGGAGGGGGGCCTGGGAGGTGCAAGCCGCGGCAGAGGACAAGGAGACGCAGCGAGGAGAGAAGAGCACCCCCTGGTGGGGCAGGGCGGCTGGCAGGAGAGCTGCGGGGCTGCAGAAGCTGGGCACAGGGCTTCCAGAGGGAGAGCAGGGTCAGCCGTGGCCCAGGAGGCAGAGCTGAGAAGTGGGCCTCCACGTGCCCCAGCTTGCCCTGTCCCCCAGGACCCCGTCCTGCTGAGCCTGAGTCCCCAGTGGGGCCCCCAGGCAGGGGGCACCCAGCTCACCATCCATGGGCAGCACCTGCAGACGGGAGGCAACATCAGTGCCTTTGTGGGCAGCCAGCCCTGTCGTATGTGAGTCCCTCCTCCTGACCCCAGCTGGTCGCTGTCAGCTGGGGATACTCCCTATGGGCCCCAGCGTCCCCTTGCGTACAATGGGGGCGATGAGCTCAGGGCTCCCCAAGGCCCCCGTGAAAGTCCCAGGTCCACGGCTGCCGTGCCCACCCCAGGGGTCTCTGCCCTTGGTGAGGGAGGCAAAGCAGGCCTCTGGTGGGGAGGCCGGGCTGAGGCTAGAGCCCAAGATGCCAGATACCTCCCCACCCTGCAGAAGGGAGCCAGTGTGTCCTGAGGCCATCGTGTGCCACACCACGCCCCAGGCCAGCCCAGGAGAAGCTGTGGTTCGAGTGGTCTTCGGCCGTGCCCAGCGCACGCTGCTCGCCAGCCCCTTCCACTACACCGCCGACCCCCAGCTCGTGGCGGCGGAGCCCAGCGTCAGCTTCCGGGGGTGAGGACCTGATCCACCCGGGGCAACCTGTGCACCCTGCCGGGAGGGTGGGCAGCCAGGACCGGACTGGGCTGCCCGCCGCCCCTGGTCCTGCTGAGTGCTATCCTGGCGCAGGGGCGGGCGGCTGATCCGAGTCAGGGGCACGGGCCTGGACGTGGTAGAGCGGCCCCTGCTGTCCGTGTGGCTGGAGGCCGCAGAGGAGACGGCTGTGGCGGTGCAGCCCCGGGACCCGACCCCCAGGGGGAGCTGTTGGGCCCCCGCCGCAGCCCCCCAGGCTTGCACCCAGCTTGAGGGGGGCCTGCTGCAGGTGAGGCCCCACCAGCAGGTGACGCCGTGCCCCGCGAGGGGGCGGGGTGGCCCCCACGTCCCTGGGAGCGAGCGGGCAGCCCCGGCTCACCCTGCCTCGTCCCGGCCCCGCCGCCTCGCAGTGCTCCACCGTCTGCTCCGTCAACTCGTCCAGCCTCCTCCTGTGCCGGAGCCCTGCAGTGCCGGACGGGGCCAGCCCCCGGCGCGTCTTCTTCGCCCTGGACAACGTGCATGTGGACTTCGCCCGCGCCAGTGGGGGCCAGGACTTCCTGTACCAGCCCAACCCCCGCCTGGCCCCACTCAGCCGAGCCCGCCCCTACCGCCTCAAGCCAGGCCACATCCTGGACGTGGAGGTGAGGCCTCCTGCCGGCCGCCGCTGCGCGGGGGCTGTGGGCACCAGCTGGGTGGCTCAACTCAGGCCCCGGATCCGGCTTCCAGGGTGAGGGTCTCAACCTGGGCATCAGCAAGGAGGAGGTGCGCGTGCACATCGGCGACGGCGAGTGCCTGGTGAAGACTCTCACGCTCACCCACCTGTACTGCGAGCCGCCCGCGCGGGCCCCGCAGCCCACCAATGGCTCCAGACCCCTGCCGCAGTTCGTGGTGAGGCTGGGCCCGGGGTGCCGGGCTGGGCGGGCGGAGCGCTGCAGGCCGGCGCTCAAGAGCCCCGCGTCCCCGCTGCAGGTGCAGATGGGCAACGTGCGGCTGCCGCTGGGCCCCGTCCAGTACGAGGCTGAGCCCGCGCTCTCTGCCTTCCCCGTGGAGGCCCAGGCGGGCCTGGGCCTGGGCGTGGCCGTGCCGATCGCCGCCGTGCTCCTCCTGACCCTCGTGTACAGGTGAGGGGGCCGCCCTGCCACGCGCGCACCCGCCCCAACTCCCCTCCTCACCTTCGGAAAGGGTGGCCCACGGCGGGCCTCTGCGCAGGCGGCCATCTTGGCGCAGTGGCCTCGGCCCAGGCAGTTCTGGTCCCGTGGCTGACACCTGGCCCCTGGGCCGCAGGCACAAGAGCAAGCAGGCCCTGCGGGACTACCAGAAGGTTCTGGTGCAGCTGGAGAACCTGGAGATCGGCGTAGGCGACCAGTGCCGAAAGGAGTTCACAGGTCGGGAGAGGGCGGTGGGGAGAGGGTAGAGGGCGGACCTGGGCCTGAGCTCACACCTCAGTGGCTCCTGGCCTACAGACCTGATGACAGAGATGACTGACCTCAGCAGCGACCTGGAGGCCAGCGGGATCCCCTTCCTGGACTACCGCACGTACGCCGAGCGCGCCTTCTTCCCCGGGCGCGGCAGCTGCCCGCTGCAGCCTGCCCTCGAGGGGCCCGGGGAGGAGGGCCGCCGCGCGCCGGTGCGCCAGGGCCTCATGCAGCTCTCCAACCTGCTCAACAGCAAGCCCTTCCTCCTTACGGTGAGGGCCGCGGGGGCGGGAGGCGGGCCTGGGCGAGGAAGCGGGCCAGGCAGCAGGTGTGGGCTCGGGCGTGGGAGGATGTGTGGGGCGCAGGGCTTCCCGGGGTGGGTGCCAGCACCCCCTCCTCCCGCCTAGCTCATCCACACCCTGGAGGAGCAGCCCAGCTTCTCCCAGCGGGACCGCTGCCTCGTGGCTTCGCTGCTGTCCCTGGCGCTGCACGGCAAGCTCGAGTACCTGACCGACATCGTGAGGACGCTGCTCGGAGACCTGGCTGCCCATTACGTGCAGAAGAACCCCAAGCTCATGCTACGCAGGTTGGCCTTGGCCTGGCCGGTCCCGGCAGCAGGGGAGCTGGCTCCGTCCAGCCTTGTCCTGGCGTGCGTGGGGCTGGGAAGCCCTGGGAGGCGGGCTGGGTCCGGAGCCGCTGGTGGGGAAGCAGATGGGCACCCTGAGCGGCGAGCCGGGCACAAAGGGTGGCCAGGCGGAGCAGCTCTGCCCTCCCACTACCGCCTGCCTCAGCCTGGAGACAGGGTGGCCCTGCAGCAGCCCCTCTGACCCGGGGCCCGCTCCCTGCAGGACGGAGACTATGGTGGAGAAGCTGCTCACCAACTGGGTGTCCATCTGTCTCTACGCCTTCCTGAGGGTGAGGGCCCCTCTCCCCTCACGCCATTCTGGGGCTGCTGCCTCTGGCCTCACTGATCTGCGCCCCCATTCCGCCCAGGGGCCTCGGGCTCGAGGGCGGGGGGTCGGTGAGGGAAGGCTACGAACATTTGCCCGGCTGGATGTGAAGCAGAGGCTGCTGGTGTTGCCTGCCGTCCATCTTCGCTCTGTGCAGCGGCCGCCCCTCCCTGCCCGCACCGCCCACCGCCCCCCAGCTGACGCCAGCCCTTCCTGGTGGTTGCAGGAGGTAGCGGGTGAGCCGCTCTACGTGCTCCTGCGGGCCATCCAGTACCAGGTGGACAAGGGCCCCGTGGACGCCGTGACGGGCAAGGCAAAACGGACCCTGAACGACAGCCGCCTGCTGCGGGAGGACGTGGAATTCCGGGCCCTGACGCTGACGGTGCTGGCTGGCCCGGGGGTTGGTGGGGCTGCGGCGGGCAGCGTGGTGCAGCGCGTGCCCGCCCGGGTGCTCGACACGGACACCATCACCCAGGTCAAGGAGAAGGTGCTGGACCAAGTCTACAAGGGCACCCCCTTCTCCCAGAGGCCCTCAGTGCACGCCCTAGACCTCGGTGAGAACCTACCCCTCCTGCCCCGCCCGAGGCTCTTCTCACCTGTGGCCACTCGGCTCCGCCCTACGGGAACAGGCCGTGGGCTGACCGGCTTCCCTGGGTCCCCCCAAGAGTGGCGCTCAGGCCTGGCCGGTCACCTAACCCTGTCGGACGAGGACCTGACCTCCGTGACTCAGAACCGCTGGAAGAGACTCAACACCCTGCAGCATTACAAGGTGCCGGGCAGGTGGGCGCTGGGGGCAGGCTCCCGCCTCGGGTCAGCCAGGGAGGGAGCCcagcctctgctcccctccccgccaGGTCCCGGATGGAGCCACGGTGAGGCTCATTCCCCAGCTGCACAACGGAGGCGCCGTCTCCCAGAGCCCGGCCCCGAGCTGCCCCTCTGGGGAGAGTGAGTGCCGTGGCCCAGCCGCACCAACCTGCCCCCGACTTCGAGGTGGGCAGGCCGGAGTCCCGGTCATGCCGTCTGCCGTGTCCGGGTCTCCCCAAACCTCGCCAGCGGGGAAGCCACAACTCCAGGCTGAGCCGGGGGCCCGGGGTGGACGAGGGCGGCGGTGCGTCCGGGTCGGGAAGCTCCAGGGCCGTGGGGTGCTGGGCCGAGCGAGCCCCTGGGCTGCCACCCTGTCCTCCACATCTCTCTTACCCTGCGGCCCTCGgcgccccccaccctgccccacctcACCAGGGAAGCAGGCTGGGCCTCCCCGGCCGGCGGCATGAGGGTGCACAGGACTGAGGCCCGGCTTCTGTGCCCTCAGACGTCCCCGCGCTGGAGGACGGTGAGGACGGCGGGGTCCGCCTCTGGCACCTGGTGAAAGTCACCGATGAGCCAGAAGCAGCGAAGGCGCGGCGCAGCAGCCTGAGGGAGCCGGAGCGGGAGCGGACGCGGGCCAAGGCCATTCCGGAGATCTACCTCACCCGCCTGCTGTCCATGAAGGTAGGTGGGCCGGGGAGCTGGGGTGACGGGGCGGCCCCACCCACTGAGGCAGGCCGCGGCTGGCCGCGGCTTCGAGGCGCACacaccctgcccccccccccatacCGCCCGCGCCCTGCCTTCTAGGGCACACTGCAGAAGTTTGTGGACGACGCCTTCCAGGCCATCCTCAGCGTGAACCGGCCTGTGCCCATCGCTGTCAAGTACCTGTTTGACTTCCTGGACGAGCTGGCCGAGAAGCACGGCATTGAGGACCTGGAGACCTTACACATCTGGAAGACTAACAGGTGCCTCGCCTGCTGCCCCCGTGCAGAGAGGACGCTGGCAGGGCGGGGGCGGCAGGGCCGGGACAGAAGCCCAGGGCCCGGCGGCCCTCGCCCTGGGTTCCCGGCTGCCCCCGCACGGGCTCGCAGGCCAGCTCAGGGCCGGGGACCAGGCTGAGGATGGGAGCTGGGGCAGCCTGCTCACGCCGCGGCTGGCCCGTGTCCCCAGCCTACTCTTGCGGTTCTGGGTGAACACCCTGAAGAACCCACAGCTCATCTTTGACGTGCGGGTGTCGGACAACGTGGACGCCGTCCTCACCGTCATCGCCCAGACCTTCATGGACTCCTGCACCATCTCGGAGCATAAAGTGGGCCgggtgagggcagaggaagaaagCCTGGCGGGGGAGCCACGGGGGCTCGGAGCAGagccctgggtggggctgggggggcaCGAGTGGCACAGTCAGAAAACCAGGGCAGAGCTCCCCAGCTCCCGCTCACGCCCACCCCTGCCCAGAACAGGATTCCCCCGTGAACAAACTGCTCTACGCCCGGGAGATCCCTCGCTACAAGCAGATGGTGGAGAGGTAGGTGTCGGGGCATCACGGACGAGGGAATGGGTGCTG from Phocoena phocoena chromosome X, mPhoPho1.1, whole genome shotgun sequence encodes the following:
- the PLXNB3 gene encoding plexin-B3; translated protein: MAEPEGDSGPSPTLCQGGEERTEVQSTRDSSKRDAERKPGVTPQQKEPRDLLDPSAFAAYTLSTATSPGSRSPSPRLQPPRSRFPPCSPPLGRQLALVQMQSRLPALCSLEAHLDQLVLQVRGRPSAMPTEAGRGQQCPALRRRAKGWARRGWASRATQDNSGWERLHCGEGDWGSSGTHSWHRQLLLGPAGGPLRVECEWNQALPVSLLLRTMPPTAILCPSPLPRETPLLLPFAAIRAQGRPLSSPRSWGAGAGRLLNDSGPTPGWHAPTRPAVRDLGSTQDLASVPGKFLVHACTPPPTSWGLSVPTPHPAPSLSPSDSFPLRFPCCSLPPLSAAVSLPLRPSSPPLLLSLSLLDSPFPPAPSSSIPTAALTRAFLPGLPQGPAMAPRPPLGACLLLVLPLLCPPLAPTWAHRFPAPNTTLNRLALAPGRGALYVGAVNRLFQLSPALRLESVAVTGPVLDSPDCVPFREPAECPQARLTDNANQLLLVSGRARELVACGQVRQGVCEKRRLEDVAQLLYRAEDPGDGQFVAANAVGVATVGLVVPGPGGDLLLVARGLAGKLSGGVPPLTVRQLAGPQPFSSEGLGRLVVGDLSDYNNSYVAALADARSAYFVFRRRGARAQAEYRSYVARVCLGDANLYSYVEVPLTCRGHGLIQAASLAPGALLGAFAAGPRGVQAALCAFPLADLDATMERARRLCYTTGGRGPGGTEEATVEYGVTSRCVTLPPDSPESYPCGDEHTPSPIAGRRPLEAGPLLQLRNSISAVAALQADGHTIAFLGDIQGQLHKVFLNGTRGQVYHSQQVGPPGSAISPDLLVDSSGSHLYVLTSQQVDRLPVAACPQFPDCSSCLQARDPLCGWCVLQGRCTRKGQCGRAAQPNQWLWSYEDGRCLHIQSLLPAQHPRQEQGQVTLSVPRLPTLTVDEYFHCAFGNYDSLAHVEGTHVACVTPPQDQLPHNPPGTEHITLPLALMFEDVVVATTNFSFYDCSAVQALEAAAPCSACVGSRWRCHWCPQNSRCVYGERCPEGERTIYSAQQVDIQVRGPGACPRVEGLVGPLLVPVGWESRLALRVRNLQHFRGLPASYHCWLELPGELQRLPASLEEVAGDAGLIHCQAQQFQPSMAQRELPVPIYVTRGEGQRLDNARTLHVTLYDCAVGHPDCSHCQAASGSLGCLWCSHDRPTCRYGPLCPPGAVELLCPAPSIDAIEPLTGPTEGGLALTILGSNLGRDFADVQDAVSVAGRPCSPDPSLYRISARIVCVTSPAPNGTVGPIQVAVKSRPPGISTQHFTYQDPVLLSLSPQWGPQAGGTQLTIHGQHLQTGGNISAFVGSQPCRIREPVCPEAIVCHTTPQASPGEAVVRVVFGRAQRTLLASPFHYTADPQLVAAEPSVSFRGGGRLIRVRGTGLDVVERPLLSVWLEAAEETAVAVQPRDPTPRGSCWAPAAAPQACTQLEGGLLQCSTVCSVNSSSLLLCRSPAVPDGASPRRVFFALDNVHVDFARASGGQDFLYQPNPRLAPLSRARPYRLKPGHILDVEGEGLNLGISKEEVRVHIGDGECLVKTLTLTHLYCEPPARAPQPTNGSRPLPQFVVQMGNVRLPLGPVQYEAEPALSAFPVEAQAGLGLGVAVPIAAVLLLTLVYRHKSKQALRDYQKVLVQLENLEIGVGDQCRKEFTDLMTEMTDLSSDLEASGIPFLDYRTYAERAFFPGRGSCPLQPALEGPGEEGRRAPVRQGLMQLSNLLNSKPFLLTLIHTLEEQPSFSQRDRCLVASLLSLALHGKLEYLTDIVRTLLGDLAAHYVQKNPKLMLRRTETMVEKLLTNWVSICLYAFLREVAGEPLYVLLRAIQYQVDKGPVDAVTGKAKRTLNDSRLLREDVEFRALTLTVLAGPGVGGAAAGSVVQRVPARVLDTDTITQVKEKVLDQVYKGTPFSQRPSVHALDLEWRSGLAGHLTLSDEDLTSVTQNRWKRLNTLQHYKVPDGATVRLIPQLHNGGAVSQSPAPSCPSGENVPALEDGEDGGVRLWHLVKVTDEPEAAKARRSSLREPERERTRAKAIPEIYLTRLLSMKGTLQKFVDDAFQAILSVNRPVPIAVKYLFDFLDELAEKHGIEDLETLHIWKTNSLLLRFWVNTLKNPQLIFDVRVSDNVDAVLTVIAQTFMDSCTISEHKVGRDSPVNKLLYAREIPRYKQMVERYYSDIRQSSPASYQEMNSALAELSGNYTSAPHCLEALQELYTHIHRYYDQIISALEEDPVGQKMQLACRLQQVAALVENKVTDL